The following are from one region of the Aspergillus chevalieri M1 DNA, chromosome 1, nearly complete sequence genome:
- a CDS encoding FAD binding domain protein (COG:C;~EggNog:ENOG410PHQS;~InterPro:IPR003097,IPR001433,IPR017927,IPR001709, IPR023173,IPR017938,IPR039261;~PFAM:PF00175,PF00667;~go_function: GO:0016491 - oxidoreductase activity [Evidence IEA];~go_process: GO:0055114 - oxidation-reduction process [Evidence IEA]) has product MVHAVLPPSPPSARTMSTTPSFNNHPNGDHHSIPVSATSHPDNPIPEEPRDRSLAIPTSFNALPTPSQQETDMTDAAPLTPPSEPQDEVQDDNAESFNGGRRASTVLLSQNSDDMRRVLENVGHAGTQKLQPLCCGGGCCRSQPLQRDPIPGPTFTTNNVIPPDNEAFRSLQLNIDYLTLDSMLTDLADLPEKTVSFSSVPASAVDMKLGPSDHPPPFVQPHPPYEVFRAPLHHARELTKTGAEKRTYHFDIDVTDYPAESGTVDFVVGGAIGVCPKNKDEEVDDIFNCLGIPKSIRDKKVTLHTAKGRWPTIWGDDQPRELVTSRREILNWCSDIQSYPPTKALFRLLGEYATNEHEKKILLFLASSQGQGAFCDLRTTSHVSVSQLLHAFPSSQPPLDHLLSSLNTLMPRFYSLSQDPLASYSIKDGVSRRLVEVAVSVAESKDYKRGYRTGVGSGYLEELARKVVDAEKQGIDPATLNLHIPMFRGLMANPLATRFASDGPMLLIGAGVGIAPFRGFVQRRLQSANCANKVWVLQGVRDSLLDELYSGEWGVEESKVRTVVQSRRGESKYVQEEVRHQADLVWFVINALDGRVFVCGSGKGMGEGVEAALIDVAMAKGNLNSEEAQLFWDNKKEAGQYIAETW; this is encoded by the exons ATGG TGCACGCCGTTCTTCCTCCCTCCCCGCCGTCCGCGAGGACCATGTCCACCACGCCGTCGTTCAACAACCACCCTAATGGAGACCATCACAGCATCCCTGTGTCCGCAACCTCTCATCCGGACAACCCCATCCCAGAAGAACCTCGTGACCGGTCGTTAGCTATCCCGACGAGCTTCAATGCCTTGCCCACCCCGTCCCAGCAAGAAACAGACATGACAGATGCGGCACCGTTGACCCCACCATCGGAACCGCAAGATGAAGTCCAAGATGACAACGCAGAGTCATTCAATGGCGGTCGACGAGCATCGACCGTCCTCCTTTCGCAGAACTCGGATGATATGAGACGGGTATTAGAGAACGTGGGCCATGCAGGCACTCAGAAGTTACAACCACTCTGCTGCGGGGGTGGCTGCTGCCGCAGCCAGCCGTTGCAGAGAGATCCTATTCCTGGCCCTACCTTCACCACGAATAACGTCATCCCCCCAGATAACGAGGCATTCCGGAGCCTGCAGTTGAACATCGACTATTTGACGTTGGACAGTATGCTCACCGACCTTGCTGATCTTCCGGAGAAGACGGTGTCTTTTTCGAGTGTGCCAGCATCTGCTGTCGACATGAAGCTAGGACCATCCGACCACCCGCCTCCTTTTGTGCAACCGCATCCTCCGTACGAAGTGTTCCGTGCACCCTTGCACCATGCCAGGGAGCTCACCAAGACCGGCGCGGAAAAGCGGACGTACCATTTTGACATCGATGTCACCGATTACCCTGCAGAAAGCGGCACTGTCGATTTCGTCGTCGGTGGTGCTATTGGAGTCTGCCCCAAGAACAAGGATGAAGAAGTGGACGACATTTTTAACTGCCTCGGAATTCCAAAGTCCATCCGGGACAAGAAGGTCACCCTGCACACGGCCAAGGGTCGCTGGCCTACTATCTGGGGAGATGACCAGCCGCGTGAGTTGGTCACCAGCCGGAGAGAGATCTTGAACTGGTGCTCCGACATTCAGAGCTATCCTCCCACCAAAGCTCTGTTCCGATTGTTGGGCGAGTATGCCACCAACGAACATGAGAAGAAGatcctccttttccttgcCTCTTCGCAGGGCCAGGGTGCTTTCTGTGACCTCCGTACCACATCGCATGTTTCCGTCTCCCAGCTACTGCACGCGTTCCCGTCATCTCAACCTCCTCTCGACCACCTCCTTTCCTCCCTGAACACGCTGATGCCGCGTTTCTACTCGCTTTCTCAAGATCCCCTAGCCTCCTACAGCATAAAGGACGGGGTTTCCCGTCGCCTGGTCGAGGTCGCCGTGTCTGTGGCCGAATCCAAGGATTACAAGCGTGGCTACCGAACCGGTGTCGGCTCGGGTTATCTGGAAGAGCTTGCTCGCAAGGTGGTCGATGCCGAAAAACAGGGTATCGACCCTGCAACACTTAACCTGCACATTCCCATGTTCCGTGGGTTGATGGCCAACCCATTGGCCACGCGATTTGCCTCGGATGGACCCATGCTTCTGATTGGAGCAGGCGTGGGAATTGCACCTTTCCGTGGTTTCGTCCAGCGTCGCCTGCAATCCGCCAACTGCGCCAACAAGGTCTGGGTGTTGCAAGGTGTCCGGGACTCTCTCCTCGACGAGCTGTACAGCGGCGAGTGGGGTGTGGAAGAATCAAAGGTGCGAACGGTGGTGCAGAGCCGTCGCGGCGAGAGCAAGTACGTCCAGGAAGAGGTGCGACACCAGGCTGATCTTGTCTGGTTCGTGATCAACGCACTGGATGGACGGGTGTTTGTCTGCGGTAGCGGAAAGGGTATGGGTGAAGGAGTTGAGGCTGCCTTGATTGATGTCGCGATGGCCAAGGGCAACTTGAACAGTGAAGAAGCCCAGCTGTTCTGGGATAACAAGAAGGAAGCCGGACAGTACATTGCT GAAACTTGGTGA